A stretch of Imperialibacter roseus DNA encodes these proteins:
- a CDS encoding VOC family protein, with product MKIEHIALWTTKLEELKDFYTTYFAATAGEKYHNPTKQFTSYFLTFDSGARLEIMARPEVEQHPGDAYRKGLIHWAMSVGSKEKVDQLTEQLRKDGFEIIGEPRTTGDGYYESVVADPDGNLVEITT from the coding sequence ATGAAAATAGAACACATCGCCCTTTGGACGACAAAGCTTGAAGAGCTAAAAGACTTTTACACCACCTACTTCGCCGCTACAGCTGGCGAAAAATACCACAACCCCACCAAGCAATTCACTTCTTACTTCCTTACTTTCGACTCAGGCGCCAGGCTCGAAATCATGGCCAGGCCAGAGGTAGAACAGCACCCAGGAGATGCCTATAGAAAAGGGCTGATACACTGGGCCATGAGTGTCGGCTCGAAGGAAAAGGTGGATCAACTCACTGAGCAGCTAAGAAAAGACGGCTTTGAGATTATTGGCGAGCCACGAACAACGGGCGATGGCTATTATGAAAGCGTCGTAGCCGACCCTGATGGCAATTTGGTTGAGATTACGACTTGA
- a CDS encoding OST-HTH/LOTUS domain-containing protein gives MIKAFIESVDEISDDSGLAFLGSLGSYLIKKKTDFDPRNYGFSKLSPLIKSTNAFIIEARESGEKNIKHIYLKNK, from the coding sequence CTGATAAAGGCCTTCATAGAAAGTGTGGATGAAATCTCCGACGACAGCGGCTTGGCCTTTCTAGGCTCGCTGGGAAGTTACCTGATCAAGAAAAAGACAGATTTTGACCCAAGGAATTATGGGTTTTCAAAGCTATCTCCCCTTATCAAAAGCACGAATGCCTTCATCATTGAAGCCAGAGAATCAGGTGAGAAAAACATCAAGCATATTTATTTGAAGAATAAATAA